ctataaaacattctcaaattttatatcacatcaatcatttcatactactattcaaataaatattccaattcccatttacttaccaaacaacttCATCAGCTCATTTGTAGTGATAGTTAACTACATTTCTTGACAGTCATGGGAGTTATCTCttacattttgaaaaataattgtatCTTTGGAAACGAAAGATTTTAATAACCAATATTTATGTCAATTAGCTTTGGAGCTTATTTGGCAAGGCAATCCCAATATGCCAATTGGCCTACAAATGAGCTTAATATTTTAAATCCATTGCACTTAATTAAAACTTCAATTAAGATATATGAATAAAATACTAACCTCTGCCTCACTGTCTCTTGCGCTTAAGTGTGTTGATATTCTTCAAGATGTAACTGATGACCTCCTTTAATGTggctttcctttcttctttgaaGTTCCAGAGCTCAGAAACAATGTAACGGCCACTTGGATTATACTCGTTTATCTCTTTCAATGCTGTAATGACAGTCATGTATATCCCTTCCCCCCACTCCTGTTTGAGACTTCGTAgcttctcatcttcttcatttactATTTCCTGCATCAAAGAgcgtcaaaatatttttttttttgataagtaagagattttcattaaaaaagcgtaaggcgcccctaagtacacaggatgtatacttGGGGCTTATGAAATCAGACAAACCAACacaaacaactttctttttCAGTCATCGTTTGAATGCTTTAAAGCACACACTTCATATGAGAAAAAATTTGTGCAATCAATTAGGAGACAGTTCAGCCCATCATGAATAACTTGTaagcaaaaatcaaatatctacAAACTAATTTTGATTCATGCTTTTATAATAACAACATAAACAACTATATGATATAAATGACAAATGCAAATTCACACAAGCTCCTAAACAAGTGCATACATGAATACAGCAATAAGAGGCTTAAACAGTATTTAAAAGAATATACCTGGGTATTACCATCGATATCAACAATTCTAAAAGGATGCCAATTTGGATCCTTCAAATTCTCCTGCCACAAGGAGCATAGTGTCGAGGCCTGCACATTTGCTTCCTCAAGGGGAAATCGCTGCTTGCATGTATTCTGAAACGGCTTCGAATCAATTTCTCCCATTCTCTTTATTCCAATATTAGTGCGACCGCCCAGCATCATCTCCGTCAAACcctaaagaaggaaaaaagaaaagcagcTTCCATTACTTATTAGTTACACATGTAAACATGAAAAAGTTactaatgcaattttttttcctttgattttagTATATGGCATGATTATGGGGAGATTCATCTCTAGGAGCCTATGTCTTTTTACTTTATGGTCCATTAGACGCCATTATGGCATGTAGGACAACACAATTGGTGGTAGTCCTCTCTTATCCTCAAACTCTTGCAGTCGTttcaagaaaactaaaaagaattaGCTCACACAATTGCTATCAATTGAATGTCATTGGCTTGTTTCTTAAAGTGACCAGTCACAAGCACATCAATGATTAAGGTACTTCATCTCGTTTCTATCTCCTTTCAGAAACGACAATGTGAATTGGATAATAAGACATTTGCTACTTCTGATTTTTGAGATCTCTCAAGTGGGACATTTCAATCAGTTGGTTCCTGATTCCTATGTGTAACTTGAAACTACATATTTTAAGACACATTTAATACAATCTTCAACACAATGATGCTAAACCACTTTTTAGCACACTATTGAACTAGTGACTATTAGACGCATAAGGTCCCCAAATACATAGACACATGCAAATagacaaacatatatatagcaaaagaaATCATACTGCAATGAATTGTTTGCGAGCTTCTTGTAGCTCATCATTGCTAGATCGCTCTTTAGCAATAAGAACATTATTCATTTCTTCCATGTCGTTTAGATCATCAACTTTTTCTTGCAATGTTTCGTTCatttcttccatcttcttcCGAACTGATGTATCATCTTCATTTTCAAGATGCTTCATCACCTGTAGTTTCCCTTTGATTTCTTCAATTTCCATTTCCAATTTCTGTTTAGCATCCAGCTGCTTTTCCAACTGAAGTATCTTACTAATGGCCTCCTCTTTCTCcctctgaaaaattaaaattcttgaTTAATAAATGCTACAGAAAGTGTAAAATGAAGAGCAACTCTTTTGCAGCATAAACAGACTCTAGTTAAAACCTGAGTCACACACCTTTTGCTCTTCAACCAGCCTTAAGACATTCTCATCGGCCTTTTTCTGCTCCATGGATGCCAATTGAAGTGAATTGTTCCTCACATCATGCTAGAAGTACCAAAAATAAACATCAGTACCCAGCATGAAGTGTAGTTGTACATCATCAAAGCAAATGTTTTGCATGTAGCACTTCAAAGAGCTTCTCTTAAATCtgtcatttatttatttcaaataagCCAATACTAGTAGTTTTTATTCAGTTCAAACTGAAAGATACTTGGGGCAGTAAGCTTATATATAAAGATGTAGATATGAAGGATAACAGTAAATATACCATTACAATAAAAGTGAAAGTAGACCAGCATGGGACAAGCACCCAAACGAGCTTAGATCAAATCATACCAACATGTCTAAAACTACTAAGATTTATAACCAACACATAAGAAAGTGAAattgaattataaaaaaatcttatttattgaaaaaaaaaaaattgattgtttgGAAATGCCACATTCCCATATATCACCTTTTGCTTATCCTCATCAAGCTTTTGTCTCTCACGCTCAGTTAGTGCTTCACGCTTGTTCAGTTGTTTGCTCCAGGAATCAAGTTTCTTTTTCTTAGTCTCCAATTCGTGATTTAGTTTTTCATGTTCATCAAATATCCTTCGAACATTATCACGTGAAAGCCGCTGCATCTTCCTTATTTCTGATAAATCAAACagttaaatatcattttcatgTCATGCATAATGATGATgacattaacataatttaaaatgatGGCATGATTTTTTGTGACTGTCTAATTCCTGGGTCTCAACACTACAAACTTATTTCAAAGTGtaaccttcaaaaaaaaaaaaaatcctttcatAAGGCATAGTAACGAGTAAGTACAAGCctaaaattttgttgttttgtcaAGGATAGTGAACTGAACATGCATAACACCTTTTGGACCTACAGTGCCACCATTTCTATATTTAGACAAGTTTGGCTAAGCATTAACCTAACAAAAAGGCAAGTTTCACCAGACACGAGACGCTGCAAATGAGCATGTGCTTGTATTAGGAAGCACGTATAAAAAAACATAGAGCACCAGGAATAAACCTGCAAGAAAAACAGAGTGTAGCTTGTCTTTTTCCAAGAGCATCCTACTTAAGGACATGGTCTTTTCATTGTACTTGTACTGTAGTTCATTGAGATTTTCATTCGTAATATCGATTTCATTGGCTAGATTTGCCACAACATTGTTTCTGGTCTGAGCTGCTTCCTTGACAATGTCAGATACAGTTCTTAACTGCCCTTTATTGCGAAGGAAATCCCCTATTGGACCTTCTGCATCATAATCATCAGCACGTGCACACCACCCATATGTATTAGAGCCAAGATGTGTTTTACGTTCATTCCAATCCTTCTTGCTACAATGCTCAGTTTCGAACGATTTCTCAAATTCAGTTGCATTCATGAAACCGTTccaatcattattaaatttcaCTATAGCTTGTGCATTTAGGTCATTTTCATCAGAGAAAATATTAACTTCCAATGGTTTAAATTTACTGAACCTTTTCAACCAATATTCAGAACCATGAAAAGTTTCTCTATCCCTTTGGTTGCACACTATGTTAACAATGATGCCCATCCAAGGCCACACATAAAGATCATCTTGCTTTGGAGGCTGAGTGACAGGTATTGGTAAAATTGGACATTGGGTTTGATCCACTTCACTTGCTAGTTCATTCTCCAAGTACTTTGCCAAGGCAAGGTGGTTTGCCTTTTGTTTTGCACTCCTGTTAGCAGAACCTTTACCCACTCCAGAAGCATGTTGAAGCAAATCCTTGTACTTATAATCTTGTTTCTTCTTTCCAGCACAGAAGGGACATCTGAGCGTGCCGTTGAGATCTTTAACTTTGTACTTTCCAGCCCTCAGCTGTTCATATGGTTTCTCTACGTAGTCATTGATCTCAGATTCACTAATATCTGACTCTTCAGAGCTGTAGTCCATTTGACTTTGATACAAACACCGGAAATACTCAGACTAGGAGCCTGTAAGATAACATTCCAATGACCATTAAGCAGCAGTTtcacccaaaaaataaataaatagtaaaatCATTGATTGCATCCAGCAAGTTTAGAAGAGTGATGCTATGTTGTATTCTCATCCAGACAAGCATAAGGCCAGGGCACACTGAAAGATAAATGATGTTGCAAAGAATATTGCAAGACTGCAATGTGCAACGAAGCA
The sequence above is drawn from the Alnus glutinosa chromosome 11, dhAlnGlut1.1, whole genome shotgun sequence genome and encodes:
- the LOC133881598 gene encoding factor of DNA methylation 1-like, translating into MDYSSEESDISESEINDYVEKPYEQLRAGKYKVKDLNGTLRCPFCAGKKKQDYKYKDLLQHASGVGKGSANRSAKQKANHLALAKYLENELASEVDQTQCPILPIPVTQPPKQDDLYVWPWMGIIVNIVCNQRDRETFHGSEYWLKRFSKFKPLEVNIFSDENDLNAQAIVKFNNDWNGFMNATEFEKSFETEHCSKKDWNERKTHLGSNTYGWCARADDYDAEGPIGDFLRNKGQLRTVSDIVKEAAQTRNNVVANLANEIDITNENLNELQYKYNEKTMSLSRMLLEKDKLHSVFLAEIRKMQRLSRDNVRRIFDEHEKLNHELETKKKKLDSWSKQLNKREALTERERQKLDEDKQKHDVRNNSLQLASMEQKKADENVLRLVEEQKREKEEAISKILQLEKQLDAKQKLEMEIEEIKGKLQVMKHLENEDDTSVRKKMEEMNETLQEKVDDLNDMEEMNNVLIAKERSSNDELQEARKQFIAGLTEMMLGGRTNIGIKRMGEIDSKPFQNTCKQRFPLEEANVQASTLCSLWQENLKDPNWHPFRIVDIDGNTQEIVNEEDEKLRSLKQEWGEGIYMTVITALKEINEYNPSGRYIVSELWNFKEERKATLKEVISYILKNINTLKRKRQ